Proteins encoded within one genomic window of Bacillus sp. F19:
- the ftsZ gene encoding cell division protein FtsZ has product MLEFESNIDGMATIKVIGVGGGGNNAVNRMIEHGVQGVDFIAVNTDAQALNLSKAETRMQIGSKLTRGLGAGANPEVGKKAAEESKEQIEEALRGADMVFVTAGMGGGTGTGAAPVIAQIAKDLGALTVGVVTRPFTFEGRKRAMQAAGGISSMKESVDTLIVIPNDRLLEIVDKNTPMLEAFREADNVLRQGVQGISDLIAVPGLINLDFADVKTIMSNKGSSLMGIGVATGESRAAEAAKKAISSPLLETSIDGAQGVLMNITGGSNLSLYEVQEAADIVATASDQDVNMIFGSVINENLKDEIVVTVIATGFNEVEINHSKPTSRPFGNNTSSKPMPKPRDVREMKREREEPAQEMTNRSMQQGEDTLDIPTFLRNRNKRR; this is encoded by the coding sequence AGTAGATTTTATTGCTGTGAACACGGATGCACAAGCACTGAACCTATCTAAAGCAGAAACAAGAATGCAGATTGGTTCTAAGCTGACAAGAGGCCTTGGTGCAGGTGCTAATCCTGAAGTAGGAAAAAAGGCGGCTGAAGAAAGCAAGGAGCAGATTGAAGAAGCTTTAAGAGGCGCAGATATGGTTTTCGTTACAGCTGGAATGGGCGGAGGAACAGGAACTGGAGCAGCTCCAGTTATTGCCCAGATCGCTAAAGACTTAGGGGCTTTAACTGTAGGTGTTGTCACTCGTCCGTTTACGTTTGAAGGACGCAAGCGTGCAATGCAGGCAGCAGGCGGAATTTCTTCAATGAAGGAATCAGTTGACACATTAATCGTGATTCCTAATGACCGTCTTCTTGAAATCGTAGATAAAAATACTCCTATGCTAGAAGCTTTCCGTGAAGCGGACAACGTTTTACGCCAGGGTGTACAAGGTATTTCTGACTTGATCGCTGTACCTGGACTCATCAACCTTGACTTTGCGGATGTTAAAACAATCATGTCCAATAAAGGTTCTTCATTAATGGGTATTGGTGTTGCAACTGGTGAAAGCAGAGCTGCAGAAGCTGCTAAGAAAGCAATCTCAAGTCCGCTGCTTGAAACATCAATTGATGGTGCTCAAGGTGTCCTAATGAACATTACAGGCGGATCTAACTTAAGCTTGTACGAAGTTCAGGAAGCTGCTGATATTGTTGCAACTGCATCTGATCAAGATGTTAACATGATTTTCGGATCTGTTATCAATGAAAACTTAAAAGATGAAATTGTCGTGACGGTTATTGCGACAGGTTTCAATGAAGTTGAAATCAACCACAGCAAACCCACATCAAGACCTTTTGGGAATAATACATCTTCAAAACCTATGCCAAAGCCTCGCGACGTAAGAGAAATGAAGCGTGAGCGCGAAGAGCCTGCACAAGAAATGACAAACCGTTCTATGCAGCAAGGTGAAGATACACTCGATATTCCAACATTCTTAAGAAACCGTAATAAACGCCGATAA
- a CDS encoding S8 family serine peptidase: protein MRKKRAKWLSIVSVFILLLTLLAPSVSTASTSVSTSVKDQKNIAAEKVSKKLAKSFEKQNKVTFLIKLKEQVDSAKVAKDAAKASKESKSQAKYEKRSAVVSSLRAKAIETQQNLKTYLTKQEKAGNAKDIQSYYIVNGMAVTATKEVMEKVASFPEVDKVLPNEVRQLHAGTAVKEKTSEKQTDAKAVPAATEWNINQIGAPAAWEMGINGSGTVVASIDTGVQWDHPALKGKYRGYNPAAPNTPDHEFSWFDATANQAVPYDDHGHGTHVTGTMVGAEPNGNNQIGVAPGAKWIAVKAFTPDGGTDADLLAAGEWILAPKDEDGNPHPEMAPDVVNNSWGGGAGLDEWYRPMVNAWRAADIFPEFSAGNTTLFNPGGPGSIANPANYPESFATGATDINNQLGSFSLQGPSPYDETKPDIAAPGVNIRSSVPGGVYEGGWNGTSMAGPHVSAVAAMLRQVDSSITVDEIENVLTSTATPLTDSTFTSSPNNGYGHGLVNAYDAVSSLITGLGKVKGQVAKEGEDTEAPVMEHEAPAETFEGMNLPLTVSVSDNISVTNVSLHYQSNGGEWQTAEAARVSGDFLNGIYEAVIPGEAIAEGTLVYKWKAVDFGANEVFSDEFEAAVQPGITTGYEQDFESGAAGWTSYGVKNSWEHGVPVNGPGNAASGENVFATNLDGDYENGANMNLLMPPIDLPAEGSAFLQFKQWHELEARYDYGHVFVSTDQETWTQALRVNGNTTGWIDGQVDLSQYAGQRIYVAFNVTSDVSVVKDGWYIDDVKLSYTAIEIQSKASLGLESKSASADKAAQEKKEKVYPNKITPAPFSVNAKGSQENALPAALPVRAEVSFVETGRSTYSSLQDGRYEIVHGAGSFTLQAEAYGYETQTQPVTIENDGVTEANFVLDELPQGTVSGVVTNEVTGEPVPNATLLLVEDAAVTPVQTNEQGEYSIAAYEGDYTLKAMAPSYYGKDTGIVIEAEQTAVQNITLKPFIGYPGEIGYDDGTAENARAFNAAGNGWAVKMSLAEGNDRAMVTGGLFRFWDTEWPLPGGTEFQVAIYDASGADGAPGKKLAGPINATALRNGEWTMVNLLDQGVVVDGDFYMVYIQTKANPNSPGLASDEDGENAGRSWQMVSGAWSPSPEEEGNYMIRAIVNYEVTAPEITSPKDGSFTKQETAVVEGNAAPTTTVHIYNGVTEAASVQASENGTFRAEVTLSDGENVLTAKSSTDAGMTDASNAVKVTLDQTKPKFTIENPKDGQKLNTEAITVSGTVADDHLDWIKVNGQKAAVKDGKFSKRILLENGENVITVLAADKAGNRLKKTVKVYAKYDAPVIDNLKPSEDKYIKSGESVKIEFDSEEDLDATFVIHMPLTNASIQNATELPMRETAPGHYEGYYTATSNMKADGARVEVIAKDDFGNETSAVAEGKLFINGKIPAK, encoded by the coding sequence ATGCGGAAGAAACGTGCGAAATGGCTAAGTATTGTGTCAGTTTTTATCCTGCTTCTGACTTTGCTGGCTCCTAGTGTATCAACAGCAAGCACAAGCGTCAGCACATCAGTAAAGGATCAAAAAAACATAGCTGCTGAAAAAGTTTCCAAAAAACTTGCTAAATCATTTGAGAAACAAAATAAGGTTACCTTTCTAATCAAATTAAAGGAGCAGGTTGATTCAGCAAAAGTGGCAAAGGATGCTGCAAAAGCATCAAAAGAATCGAAGAGCCAAGCTAAGTATGAGAAGCGTTCGGCTGTTGTATCCTCTCTTCGTGCAAAAGCCATTGAAACTCAGCAGAACCTGAAAACGTACTTAACAAAGCAAGAAAAGGCAGGCAATGCAAAAGACATTCAATCCTATTATATTGTTAACGGGATGGCTGTTACGGCTACTAAGGAAGTCATGGAGAAAGTCGCTTCTTTCCCAGAAGTAGACAAAGTGCTTCCAAACGAAGTCCGGCAGCTGCATGCAGGAACTGCAGTGAAAGAAAAAACGTCCGAGAAACAGACAGATGCAAAAGCGGTTCCTGCAGCAACGGAGTGGAACATCAATCAGATCGGTGCTCCTGCAGCATGGGAGATGGGTATTAACGGAAGCGGAACTGTCGTTGCTTCCATTGATACTGGAGTGCAGTGGGACCATCCGGCTTTAAAGGGAAAATACCGGGGTTACAACCCTGCAGCTCCGAACACGCCTGATCATGAATTCAGCTGGTTCGATGCAACGGCAAACCAGGCTGTACCTTATGACGATCACGGACACGGAACTCACGTAACAGGTACGATGGTGGGTGCAGAACCAAACGGGAACAACCAAATTGGAGTCGCACCTGGTGCGAAATGGATCGCTGTCAAAGCATTTACACCAGATGGCGGTACGGATGCAGATCTTCTTGCAGCAGGCGAGTGGATTCTGGCTCCAAAAGATGAAGACGGAAATCCGCATCCTGAAATGGCTCCTGACGTAGTCAATAATTCATGGGGCGGCGGCGCAGGGCTTGATGAATGGTACAGACCTATGGTTAATGCATGGCGTGCAGCAGATATTTTCCCGGAATTCTCTGCCGGCAACACAACGTTATTTAACCCGGGCGGCCCAGGTTCTATCGCCAATCCGGCAAACTATCCGGAATCGTTTGCAACAGGTGCAACAGATATCAATAACCAATTAGGAAGCTTCTCACTGCAAGGTCCTTCACCATATGATGAAACAAAGCCGGATATTGCAGCACCGGGAGTAAACATCCGGTCATCTGTTCCTGGCGGTGTTTATGAAGGCGGCTGGAATGGAACATCAATGGCAGGTCCTCACGTTTCGGCTGTTGCAGCCATGCTGCGGCAGGTTGACTCGTCGATTACGGTGGATGAAATCGAAAACGTGCTTACATCAACAGCGACGCCTTTGACTGATTCAACGTTTACCAGCTCTCCTAATAATGGCTACGGCCACGGTTTGGTGAACGCGTATGACGCTGTCTCCTCACTGATAACAGGGCTAGGCAAAGTAAAAGGACAAGTGGCCAAAGAAGGGGAAGACACAGAAGCACCTGTCATGGAGCATGAGGCTCCTGCAGAAACATTCGAAGGCATGAACCTTCCTCTTACAGTGTCAGTCAGCGATAACATCAGCGTCACGAATGTGTCTCTTCACTATCAAAGCAACGGTGGAGAATGGCAGACAGCAGAAGCAGCAAGAGTATCAGGGGATTTCCTTAACGGAATTTACGAAGCCGTTATTCCAGGTGAAGCAATCGCGGAAGGTACACTTGTGTATAAGTGGAAAGCTGTTGATTTTGGCGCAAATGAAGTTTTTTCTGATGAGTTTGAAGCAGCTGTTCAGCCTGGCATTACGACTGGCTATGAGCAGGATTTTGAATCAGGTGCAGCCGGCTGGACTTCTTATGGAGTGAAAAACAGCTGGGAGCATGGGGTACCGGTAAACGGACCAGGCAATGCTGCTTCTGGTGAAAACGTCTTTGCTACGAATCTTGATGGAGATTATGAAAATGGAGCAAATATGAATCTGCTCATGCCTCCGATTGATTTGCCTGCTGAAGGCTCTGCATTCCTTCAGTTTAAGCAGTGGCATGAACTTGAAGCACGATATGACTACGGCCATGTTTTCGTTTCAACTGATCAGGAAACATGGACACAGGCTCTGCGGGTTAATGGAAATACAACCGGCTGGATTGACGGCCAGGTTGACCTGAGCCAATATGCGGGCCAGCGAATTTACGTTGCATTTAATGTAACTTCTGACGTAAGTGTCGTCAAAGACGGTTGGTACATTGATGATGTTAAATTGTCCTATACGGCCATTGAAATTCAAAGCAAAGCAAGTCTAGGTTTGGAAAGCAAATCTGCAAGTGCTGATAAAGCAGCTCAAGAGAAAAAAGAAAAAGTGTATCCGAATAAAATAACTCCTGCTCCATTCAGTGTAAATGCGAAGGGATCACAGGAAAATGCGCTTCCTGCTGCTCTTCCAGTAAGAGCGGAAGTAAGCTTTGTTGAAACTGGAAGATCCACATACTCGAGCCTTCAGGATGGAAGGTATGAAATCGTTCATGGGGCGGGATCTTTTACTCTTCAAGCAGAAGCTTACGGGTACGAAACACAAACACAGCCGGTCACGATTGAAAACGATGGCGTGACAGAAGCGAATTTTGTTCTTGATGAGCTTCCTCAGGGAACAGTCAGCGGCGTAGTGACAAATGAAGTAACAGGAGAGCCTGTACCAAATGCCACTTTGCTTCTTGTAGAAGATGCAGCGGTTACACCTGTTCAAACGAATGAGCAAGGGGAGTATTCGATTGCTGCATATGAAGGCGACTATACATTAAAAGCTATGGCACCTTCTTATTACGGCAAAGACACTGGCATCGTCATTGAGGCAGAACAAACAGCCGTTCAAAATATTACCCTAAAACCATTCATTGGATATCCTGGAGAGATCGGATATGATGACGGCACTGCTGAAAATGCAAGGGCCTTCAACGCAGCAGGCAACGGATGGGCAGTTAAAATGTCGCTTGCTGAAGGCAACGACCGCGCAATGGTAACTGGCGGACTGTTCCGATTCTGGGATACAGAATGGCCTCTTCCTGGGGGTACTGAATTCCAGGTTGCCATCTATGATGCATCAGGCGCTGATGGAGCACCGGGCAAAAAGCTTGCGGGACCAATCAATGCAACGGCACTCCGCAATGGGGAGTGGACAATGGTTAATTTGCTTGACCAGGGTGTAGTGGTTGATGGAGATTTCTATATGGTGTACATTCAGACAAAAGCTAATCCAAACTCACCTGGACTTGCATCTGATGAAGATGGTGAAAATGCAGGACGAAGCTGGCAGATGGTCAGCGGGGCATGGTCGCCATCTCCTGAAGAGGAAGGGAACTATATGATCCGGGCGATTGTGAATTATGAGGTGACAGCACCTGAAATCACGTCTCCTAAAGACGGGTCATTCACAAAACAGGAAACAGCTGTCGTAGAAGGTAATGCGGCACCGACAACAACTGTTCATATCTATAATGGTGTAACAGAAGCCGCTTCTGTTCAAGCTTCTGAAAACGGTACGTTCCGTGCTGAAGTAACCCTGAGCGATGGTGAAAATGTACTGACAGCCAAATCCAGCACAGATGCGGGAATGACCGATGCATCCAATGCAGTAAAAGTAACACTGGATCAAACAAAACCGAAGTTTACAATTGAAAACCCGAAAGACGGGCAAAAGCTGAACACTGAAGCAATAACCGTCAGCGGAACTGTTGCAGATGACCATTTGGACTGGATCAAAGTAAATGGTCAAAAGGCAGCTGTCAAAGACGGCAAATTCTCAAAACGGATCCTGCTTGAAAACGGAGAGAACGTGATTACCGTTCTCGCTGCTGACAAAGCAGGAAATCGTTTAAAGAAAACCGTTAAAGTATATGCGAAATACGATGCACCAGTCATTGATAATCTAAAACCTTCCGAGGACAAATATATCAAGTCAGGGGAAAGTGTGAAAATCGAATTTGACAGCGAAGAAGATTTAGATGCAACCTTTGTTATCCATATGCCGCTAACTAATGCGAGCATTCAAAATGCAACAGAACTTCCAATGAGAGAAACTGCACCTGGCCATTACGAAGGTTATTACACAGCAACCTCAAACATGAAGGCTGACGGTGCAAGAGTCGAAGTCATTGCAAAAGATGATTTTGGCAACGAAACAAGTGCCGTAGCTGAAGGAAAGCTGTTTATAAACGGCAAGATACCGGCGAAGTAA
- the spoIIGA gene encoding sigma-E processing peptidase SpoIIGA, with translation MAIYLDVIWFLNFSFDLLLLLLTAILLKRKIMKLRIASGSLIGSSIVVLLFTPFAPLAMHPFGKLFVSILMVLTAFGFKRFKFFAQSLFTFYFVTFMVGGGMMGAHYFIQTEIGFADGILMTNSGGFGDPVSWLFVLAGFPAAWMFSRKRLDDLEMKKIQYDQIVSLFIKVGDSTITLKGLIDSGNQLYDPISKSPVMIADAGKLRGFLPDALLNIALQEDVMTALSSSEESHPLENRVRIIPFRVVGKSNQFLIGLKPDEVMITTKDETILVPKAIIGLNRTSLSPEGEYDCIVHPKMLQSGAVQDVS, from the coding sequence GTGGCCATTTATTTGGATGTGATCTGGTTTTTGAATTTTTCGTTTGATTTGCTATTGCTGCTTCTCACAGCGATTTTGCTGAAAAGGAAGATCATGAAGCTTCGGATTGCCAGTGGATCCTTAATTGGATCCAGTATTGTAGTTCTGCTTTTTACTCCGTTTGCTCCTTTAGCTATGCATCCATTTGGAAAGCTGTTTGTATCCATTCTTATGGTGCTCACTGCCTTTGGTTTTAAAAGGTTTAAGTTTTTTGCACAGTCGCTGTTCACTTTTTACTTTGTCACCTTCATGGTAGGCGGGGGGATGATGGGTGCACACTATTTTATTCAGACAGAAATTGGATTTGCTGACGGCATTCTCATGACAAACTCAGGAGGCTTTGGAGATCCTGTCAGCTGGTTGTTCGTGCTGGCCGGTTTTCCGGCTGCCTGGATGTTTTCAAGAAAGCGGCTTGATGATCTGGAAATGAAAAAAATCCAGTATGATCAGATCGTCAGTTTATTCATTAAAGTAGGGGACTCGACAATTACTTTGAAGGGTCTTATCGACAGCGGAAATCAGCTTTATGATCCGATTTCAAAGTCTCCCGTGATGATTGCAGATGCAGGGAAGCTAAGAGGATTCCTGCCGGATGCTCTCCTGAACATAGCTCTTCAGGAAGATGTCATGACGGCATTGTCATCATCGGAGGAATCACATCCGCTAGAGAACAGGGTGCGGATTATTCCGTTCCGTGTAGTTGGAAAATCAAATCAGTTTTTAATTGGCCTTAAACCTGATGAAGTGATGATCACAACAAAAGATGAAACCATACTGGTCCCAAAAGCCATCATTGGATTGAACCGAACAAGCCTGTCGCCTGAAGGAGAATACGACTGCATTGTTCATCCGAAGATGCTTCAGAGCGGAGCCGTTCAGGACGTTTCGTGA
- the sigE gene encoding RNA polymerase sporulation sigma factor SigE: MKKLKLHITYLWYKLLMKLGLKTDEIHYIGGSEALPPPLSKDEEEVLLKKLPGGDQAARSILIERNLRLVVYIARKFENTGINIEDLISIGTIGLIKAVNTFNPEKKIKLATYASRCIENEILMYLRRNNKIRSEVSFDEPLNIDWDGNELLLSDVLGTEEDIITKDLEANVDRKLLLKALQQLNDREKQIMELRFGLQGGEEKTQKDVADMLGISQSYISRLEKRIIKRLRKEFNKMV; this comes from the coding sequence ATGAAAAAACTAAAATTGCACATTACGTATTTATGGTATAAATTACTGATGAAGCTTGGCCTGAAAACCGATGAAATTCACTACATAGGGGGAAGTGAAGCTCTCCCGCCCCCCCTCTCAAAGGATGAGGAAGAAGTTCTCCTTAAAAAACTGCCTGGCGGCGATCAGGCAGCGCGATCTATTCTTATTGAAAGAAATCTCCGTTTAGTCGTATATATTGCCAGGAAATTTGAAAACACAGGCATCAATATAGAAGACTTGATCAGCATTGGAACAATCGGATTAATCAAAGCAGTAAATACCTTTAATCCGGAAAAGAAAATTAAGCTTGCCACATATGCATCACGATGCATCGAAAATGAAATCTTAATGTATTTGCGCCGCAATAATAAAATTCGTTCAGAAGTTTCCTTTGATGAACCTTTAAACATTGACTGGGATGGAAATGAGCTTCTTCTGTCGGATGTGCTTGGAACTGAGGAAGATATTATTACAAAAGATCTGGAAGCAAATGTTGACCGTAAATTGCTATTGAAGGCCCTTCAGCAGCTGAATGACAGGGAAAAGCAAATTATGGAGCTCCGTTTTGGGCTTCAAGGAGGAGAGGAAAAAACCCAAAAAGATGTCGCAGATATGCTTGGGATATCTCAGTCCTACATTTCAAGGCTTGAAAAAAGAATTATTAAAAGATTGCGTAAAGAATTCAATAAAATGGTCTAA
- the sigG gene encoding RNA polymerase sporulation sigma factor SigG has protein sequence MARNKVEICGVDTSKLPVLKNEEMRILFREMQSGELSAREKLVNGNLRLVLSVIQRFNNRGEFVDDLFQVGCIGLMKSIDNFDLGQNVKFSTYAVPMIIGEIRRYLRDNNPIRVSRSLRDIAYKALQVREQLMSKTSREPTAEEISRVLEVPHEEIVFALDAIQDPVSLFEPIYNDGGDPIYVMDQLSDEKNRDSHWIEEIALKEGMRRLNDREKLILRKRFFQGKTQMEVAEEIGISQAQVSRLEKAAIKQMNKNIQN, from the coding sequence GTGGCAAGAAATAAAGTTGAAATTTGCGGAGTAGATACTTCCAAACTTCCAGTCCTAAAAAATGAGGAAATGAGAATTTTGTTCAGGGAAATGCAAAGCGGTGAACTATCAGCAAGAGAAAAGCTGGTAAACGGCAATTTACGCCTGGTTTTAAGCGTCATTCAGCGTTTTAACAACCGGGGAGAGTTTGTTGATGACCTGTTTCAAGTTGGCTGCATTGGACTTATGAAATCGATTGATAATTTCGATCTTGGCCAAAATGTAAAATTTTCAACTTATGCTGTACCCATGATAATTGGGGAAATCAGAAGATATTTGCGGGACAATAATCCAATCCGCGTATCAAGATCTCTTCGTGATATTGCCTATAAAGCATTGCAGGTCAGAGAACAATTAATGAGCAAAACCTCAAGGGAACCTACCGCTGAAGAGATTTCCCGGGTTCTAGAAGTTCCTCATGAAGAAATTGTTTTTGCTTTAGATGCTATTCAAGATCCCGTTTCTCTGTTTGAACCGATATACAATGATGGGGGCGACCCGATTTATGTAATGGATCAGCTGAGCGATGAGAAAAACCGAGATTCTCATTGGATAGAAGAAATCGCTTTAAAAGAAGGAATGAGACGGCTGAATGACCGTGAAAAGTTGATTCTCAGAAAGCGTTTCTTTCAAGGGAAAACTCAAATGGAAGTAGCAGAGGAAATAGGTATTTCTCAAGCACAAGTTTCAAGACTTGAGAAAGCTGCAATCAAACAAATGAATAAGAACATACAAAATTAG
- a CDS encoding TIGR03943 family protein, producing MFRILLLMAFTYFFFHLHASGNITKYINMKYAYLSYSAIFIFALFTAIQAYTYFKTPEDGNCETNCCNHDHHHGKSSSIARFLLSCVFIYPLIAGFFFPIAKLDSTIVKAKGFTFQNIENSGEFSRNQYLMPDTSVYYGKEGHYDLMHEELKKYSEQSSIQLNDVNYLKVLETIYQFPGEFTDKTIQFDGFAFKGESINKNQIFVLRFGIIHCIADSGVYGLLVELPEEVKLKDDEWVQVKGTLSSIYYQPFKSEIPYLKAESWKKIKEPKDPYVYRGY from the coding sequence TTGTTCCGAATCTTGCTGTTAATGGCATTTACTTATTTCTTTTTTCACCTTCATGCTTCTGGAAATATAACAAAATATATCAATATGAAGTATGCTTACTTATCATATAGTGCGATTTTTATTTTTGCTCTCTTTACTGCCATTCAGGCCTATACGTATTTTAAAACACCAGAAGATGGCAATTGTGAAACAAACTGCTGCAATCATGATCACCATCATGGTAAATCGTCCAGTATAGCTAGATTTTTACTCAGCTGCGTTTTTATATATCCATTAATTGCAGGTTTCTTTTTTCCGATTGCCAAATTGGATTCAACGATTGTTAAAGCAAAAGGCTTTACCTTTCAAAACATCGAAAATTCCGGTGAATTTTCACGTAATCAATATTTAATGCCGGATACAAGTGTTTATTATGGGAAAGAAGGACATTATGACTTAATGCATGAGGAACTGAAAAAGTATTCTGAACAGTCTTCGATTCAATTAAATGATGTAAATTATTTAAAGGTCCTTGAGACGATTTATCAGTTTCCGGGCGAGTTTACAGATAAAACCATACAGTTTGATGGATTTGCTTTTAAGGGAGAATCCATTAATAAAAATCAGATTTTTGTTTTGCGATTCGGTATAATACACTGTATCGCAGATTCTGGGGTTTACGGACTGCTTGTAGAACTGCCTGAAGAGGTCAAATTAAAAGACGATGAATGGGTTCAAGTAAAAGGTACGTTATCTTCTATTTATTATCAGCCTTTCAAATCTGAAATACCTTATTTAAAGGCTGAATCATGGAAAAAAATCAAAGAGCCGAAAGATCCGTATGTCTACAGAGGATACTAA
- a CDS encoding permease, whose protein sequence is MTKQAFFQMNSIFISILIEAMPFVLLGVVISGIIQIFITEQMVSKFIPKNRFLSVLYGTFIGALFPACECGIIPIVRRLILKGVPLHMGIAFMLTGPVINPIVLFSTYVAFGNNWDIMLYRGGLAIIVSIIVGLIISFQYKSQQLLEKKTLNIHNHDLKGEPHFFHKLLGALQHAVDEFFSVGKYLIIGAFIAAAMQTFIKTSTLLAIGQNEVSSSAVMMGLAFILSLCSEADAFIASSFTSTFSTGSIVAFLVFGPMIDIKNTLMMLDAFKKKFVFTLIAYITFLVLIGSLFI, encoded by the coding sequence GTGACAAAACAAGCTTTTTTTCAAATGAATTCCATTTTTATAAGTATTTTAATAGAAGCAATGCCTTTTGTACTTTTGGGAGTAGTTATTTCCGGCATCATCCAAATTTTCATTACAGAGCAGATGGTTTCTAAATTCATCCCTAAAAACCGTTTTCTTTCTGTTCTTTACGGGACATTTATAGGCGCATTATTCCCTGCATGTGAATGCGGGATTATCCCAATTGTCAGAAGGCTTATTTTAAAAGGAGTTCCCTTGCATATGGGAATCGCGTTTATGCTGACAGGGCCTGTTATTAATCCAATTGTCTTATTTTCAACCTATGTTGCATTCGGCAATAATTGGGACATCATGCTTTATCGCGGAGGTCTTGCAATCATTGTCTCCATTATAGTCGGCCTGATCATCTCATTTCAGTATAAAAGTCAACAGCTTTTAGAGAAAAAAACACTGAACATACATAATCATGATTTAAAAGGTGAACCCCATTTCTTTCATAAACTTTTGGGAGCTCTGCAGCATGCTGTCGATGAATTCTTCTCAGTGGGGAAATACTTAATTATTGGAGCTTTCATTGCGGCTGCGATGCAGACATTTATTAAGACATCTACCCTGCTTGCGATAGGACAAAATGAAGTATCTTCGTCAGCAGTCATGATGGGCCTTGCATTTATCTTATCTTTGTGTTCAGAAGCGGATGCTTTTATTGCATCTTCATTTACAAGCACATTTTCAACAGGTTCAATTGTTGCCTTCTTAGTATTCGGCCCCATGATCGATATAAAAAATACGCTTATGATGCTTGATGCTTTCAAGAAAAAATTTGTTTTTACATTGATAGCCTATATCACATTTTTAGTGCTGATTGGCTCACTGTTTATCTAA
- a CDS encoding YlmC/YmxH family sporulation protein → MMNISEFQTKDVVNVSDGKKLGIVSDFDINVTTGKIQAVIISGTGKVLGFFGKDEELVVPWRNIVKIGEDVILVRVNREIDQNNELI, encoded by the coding sequence GTGATGAATATCTCTGAATTTCAGACGAAAGATGTTGTAAATGTTTCAGATGGCAAGAAGCTTGGGATTGTATCAGATTTCGATATAAATGTGACAACAGGCAAAATTCAGGCAGTGATTATTAGCGGAACTGGTAAAGTGTTAGGTTTTTTTGGAAAAGATGAAGAACTGGTTGTTCCCTGGAGAAATATCGTGAAAATTGGAGAAGATGTTATTTTAGTGCGTGTAAATAGGGAGATAGACCAAAATAATGAATTAATTTAA
- the pgeF gene encoding peptidoglycan editing factor PgeF — MTQQPFQLQHDTYLNSPVWEKLNEELVVGFTTKNGGISCGDFHSLNLGLHVKDKPENVVLNRRRLADELKSPLENWVCADQVHDSSIYKVSQSDKGKGILDYESAIRATDGLYTQEENLMLALCYADCVPLYFYEHEKKLIGTAHAGWKGTVKDIGGKMIQTWIKDEEADVTSIYAIIGPSIGPCCYVVDDYVIEKVNQVIRNTAALPYHKVSEGQYSLDLKQLNKQLLIHAGVKEDRILTSSLCTSCESSMFFSHRRDSGSTGRMFSFIGLTRRDKQL, encoded by the coding sequence ATGACTCAGCAGCCGTTTCAACTGCAGCATGACACCTATTTGAACAGCCCGGTCTGGGAAAAATTAAATGAAGAGCTTGTTGTCGGTTTTACAACAAAAAACGGCGGGATAAGCTGTGGAGATTTCCACTCGCTGAATCTTGGCCTGCATGTAAAGGACAAACCAGAAAATGTTGTTTTAAATCGAAGACGATTAGCAGATGAGCTGAAATCACCTCTAGAAAACTGGGTTTGCGCAGATCAGGTCCATGACAGCAGCATTTATAAAGTAAGTCAGTCAGATAAAGGCAAAGGAATACTTGATTATGAATCAGCAATCCGTGCAACGGATGGCCTTTATACACAAGAAGAGAATTTGATGCTTGCTCTTTGCTATGCAGACTGTGTTCCATTGTATTTTTATGAACATGAAAAAAAGCTGATTGGAACAGCACATGCCGGGTGGAAAGGCACTGTCAAAGACATAGGCGGGAAAATGATCCAAACATGGATAAAGGACGAAGAAGCTGACGTTACCTCCATTTATGCAATAATTGGTCCATCAATCGGACCCTGCTGCTATGTAGTTGACGATTACGTTATTGAAAAAGTCAATCAAGTTATTCGGAATACTGCTGCGCTGCCATATCACAAAGTATCTGAAGGTCAGTATTCCCTAGATCTAAAACAGCTGAACAAACAATTGCTGATTCATGCAGGTGTGAAAGAGGACCGGATTTTGACGAGTTCTTTATGTACAAGCTGTGAATCATCCATGTTTTTTTCCCATCGCAGAGACTCAGGATCGACTGGGAGAATGTTCAGTTTTATCGGTTTAACGAGGAGGGACAAGCAGCTATGA